The following proteins come from a genomic window of Anopheles ziemanni chromosome 3, idAnoZiCoDA_A2_x.2, whole genome shotgun sequence:
- the LOC131286568 gene encoding uncharacterized protein LOC131286568, with the protein MAFRAGLTSFRSRSIEKDESELRSPDLAPYDANYDEFGPRYADLPMEILIKMFSYLTPSDRREAGLTCRRWCEAAHHTVFLDGFWLVLQRIQFDVNELPVQLLLDSFRHFPNIELREVDFERLGNFFQQFGPLIRRITFDTCDLQERTLFAILSHLSGLRSLTIRSCRDLFMCVLLFENPTERVALRQTLSSVTELSLANIQYLSDAILHRLVEIMPSLCSLGLAGCNVSFHPGLYRKFYPGDRKQPSESVLTFQYISQVIGERKAFIRTLDFSHTLVDDNALEVLAAMAPELQLERLELERCEQLSGRGLRTLLRTQANHLQHLNLSRSYRVTDSCLVQICQELPELRVLKMRECRAISNQGVRQLSQLTQLEVLDISYCKAINGEGIVDGIASKKNDVLRELYIGGLDLSERSIIAITETLGELRVLDLGYCFHAMSDLCVQFICRNLVRLTHLTLDGCRKVSDGGLTGLGMLGQVQHHMQAATEDPSTEGNGTQNAQQEAAAPEAEEAQPEPTVPPVQPFRISLRSRAEQEIVKDAERKRQLMEAMQQKESMSQQASSSTAAFSGYSIERLQQLRVLNLAGCNSLTDVSLLFNFRLVELRKLSLAACKQFTHEGVHALVRGCPAIEELDLSECYNIKDEAVRQIVIHLRRLRVLSLRGCYQLTDYSLDYIACHCHRLRVLDVRGCKQMDGEPARRLVNLKQLTTIRPDKAVDDMDSRSAYGTVMMPPGVPPPPGVLLAMRL; encoded by the exons ATGGCTTTTCGGGCAGGCCTGACCAGTTTTCGTAGCAGAAGTATCGAGAAAGATGAGTCCGAGCTACGTTCGCCAGATTTAGCACCGTACGATGCCAACTACGATGAGTTTGGACCGCGTTATGCGGACCTTCCGATGGAG ATTCTGATAAAGATGTTTTCTTACCTTACTCCATCGGATCGACGCGAGGCGGGCCTAACCTGTCGCCGTTGGTGCGAGGCCGCCCACCATACGGTATTTCTGGACGGTTTCTGGCTTGTACTGCAGCGCATCCAGTTCGACGTCAATGAACTCCCAGTACAACTTCTTCTCGACAGCTTCCGCCACTTCCCGAACATCGAGCTACGGGAAGTTGATTTCGAGCGGCTCGGCAACTTCTTCCAACAGTTCGGGCCACTCATCCGGCGAATCACATTCGATACGTGCGACCTGCAGGAGCGCACACTGTTTGCCATCCTCAGCCACCTGTCCGGACTGAGGTCGCTCACGATACGATCTTGTCGGGATCTGTTTATGTGTGTACTGTTGTTCGAGAATCCTACCGAACGGGTGGCCCTTCGTCAAACATTGTCCAGCGTGACGGAGTTGTCCCTCGCAAACATTCAGTATCTCTCCGACGCGATCCTGCACCGGCTGGTGGAAATCATGCCTTCGTTGTGTTCACTCGGGCTCGCCGGATGCAACGTGTCCTTTCATCCCGGGCTGTACCGGAAATTCTACCCCGGAGATCGTAAGCAACCGTCGGAGAGTGTGCTAACCTTTCAGTACATCTCGCAGGTGATCGGCGAGCGGAAGGCGTTCATTCGGACGCTCGATTTTAGTCACACTCTGGTGGACGATAATGCGCTGGAGGTGCTGGCCGCCATGGCGCCAGAGCTTCAGCTCGAGCGGCTCGAGCTCGAACGCTGCGAGCAACTTTCCGGTCGAGGATTGAGAACACTGCTTCGAACGCAAGCGAACCATCTGCAGCATCTCAACCTTTCGCGCTCGTACCGGGTGACCGACTCCTGCCTGGTGCAGATTTGTCAGGAACTCCCGGAGCTGCGTGTACTCAAGATGCGCGAATGTCGTGCGATCAGCAACCAGGGCGTGCGGCAGCTATCGCAACTAACCCAGCTCGAAGTGCTCGACATTTCGTACTGTAAGGCCATCAATGGTGAAGGAATCGTCGATGGAATCGCCTCCAAGAAGAATGATGTTCTGAGGGAGCTGTACATCGGTGGGTTGGATTTGTCCGAGCGGTCGATCATTGCCATTACAGAGACCTTGGGAGAGTTGCGTGTGCTCGATCTTGGCTACTGCTTCCATGCCATGTCCGACCTCTGTGTGCAGTTCATTTGCCGCAATTTGGTTCGCCTGACGCACCTGACACTAGATGGCTGCAGGAAGGTGTCGGACGGTGGCCTGACTGGGCTGGGTATGCTCGGGCAGGTGCAGCACCATATGCAGGCAGCTACTGAGGATCCTTcaacggaaggaaatggaaCCCAAAATGCACAGCAAGAGGCTGCTGCTCCCGAAGCAGAAGAAGCTCAACCAGAGCCCACCGTTCCACCAGTTCAACCTTTCCGCATCTCGCTGCGAAGCCGGGCTGAGCAGGAAATTGTGAAAGATGCCGAAAGAAAGCGCCAACTCATGGAAGCGATGCAGCAGAAGGAAAGCATGTCGCAGCAGGCGTCTTCATCGACTGCTGCGTTCAGTGGCTACTCGATCGAACGACTCCAGCAGCTTCGTGTGCTCAACCTAGCCGGCTGCAATAGCCTGACCGACGTGTCGCTCCTGTTCAACTTCCGGCTCGTTGAGCTCCGCAAACTATCGCTCGCCGCCTGCAAACAGTTCACGCACGAAGGTGTCCACGCACTGGTGCGGGGTTGTCCCGCCATCGAGGAGTTGGATCTGAGCGAGTGCTACAACATCAAGGACGAAGCCGTACGCCAGATCGTGATCCATCTGCGCCGACTGCGGGTACTCAGCCTACGTGGCTGCTACCAGCTGACCGACTACAGCCTCGACTACATCGCGTGCCATTGCCACCGGCTGCGGGTGTTGGACGTTCGCGGTTGTAAGCAGATGGACGGTGAGCCGGCCCGTCGGCTCGTGAACCTGAAGCAGCTCACCACGATCCGACCGGACAAGGCGGTGGACGACATGGATTCTCGGTCTGCCTACGGAACGGTGATGATGCCGCCAGGTGTACCACCGCCTCCGGGAGTGCTGCTGGCGATGCGTCTTTAA